One segment of Physeter macrocephalus isolate SW-GA chromosome 3, ASM283717v5, whole genome shotgun sequence DNA contains the following:
- the ELOA gene encoding elongin-A isoform X2, translating to MAAESALQVVEKLQARLAANPDPKKLLKYLKKLSTLPITVDILAETGVGKTVNSLRKHEHVGSFAKDLVAQWKKLVPVERNTEPDEQDFEKSNSRKRPRDALKEEEEVEGDYPESWKASGSQSCSPDNRQKKHRKLSELERPHKVSHSHERRDERKRYHRVSPVYSSDHESSDYGHVQSPLSSASPHQMSVDHYRSLEEDHEPFASHQKPGKGHSNAFQDRLGVSQERHLGEAQGKEVVSQSKEHRSSHKEKRPVNSKGDEKSSLSREKSHKAISKEENRRRPPSGDSTKEKPPSSGVKKEKEKEGSTKKVLPPLEVASDNHLKKPKYRDPEKTKSDKNKQSLESLDIGKGAGDLLPKAKGKVSNNLKTQEGKVTPSHSDRKSVGSFLRADEADMDDGFERHTRSFESYLSYDQPRKKKKKMVKTSTTTPGEKGFKKNDSKSTSKNLDSAQKLPKVHENKSEKLLPAGSHSAKLKKVPSDVLPVLPDLPLPVIQANYRPLPSLELMSAFQPKRKALSSPQEEEEAGFTGRRMNSKMQVYSGSKCAYLPKMMTLHEQCIRVLKNNIDSIFEVGGVPYSLLEPVLERCTPDQLYRIEEYNHVLIEETDQLWKVHCHRDFKDERPEEYESWREMYLRLQDAREQRLRVLTKNIRSAHANKPKGRQAKMAFVNSVAKPPRDVRRRQEKFGTGGAAVPEKIRIKPAPYLSGSSRLGSGGSNSFNASPEEPAYDGPSTSSAYSAPVVSSTVSCDPRKPTVKKIAPMMAKTIKAFKNRFSRR from the exons CTATTGAAATATCTGAAGAAACTCTCCACCTTGCCCATTACAGTAGACATTCTTGCG GAGACCGGGGTTGGGAAAACGGTAAATAGCTTGCGAAAACATGAGCATGTCGGAAGCTTTGCCAAGGACCTAGTGGCCCAGTGGAAGAAGCTGGTTCCTGTGGAACG aaatactgaGCCTGATGAACAGGACTTTGAGAAGAGCAATTCTCGAAAGCGCCCCAGGGATGCCcttaaggaggaggaggaggtagagGGGGACTACCCAGAAAGCTGGAAAGCATCCGGTAGCCAGTCGTGTAGTCCTGACAACAGacagaaaaaacacagaaaactctCAGAGCTTGAGCGGCCTCACAAAGTATCTCACAGTCATGAGAGGAGAGACGAGAGAAAGAGGTACCACAGAGTTTCTCCAGTTTACTCTTCAGACCACGAATCTTCCGATTACGGCCATGTTCAGTCCCCACTGTCATCCGCCAGCCCTCATCAGATGTCTGTGGACCATTACAGATCCCTGGAGGAGGACCACGAGCCCTTTGCTTCACACCAGAAGCCTGGCAAAGGCCACAGTAATGCCTTTCAGGACAGACTGGGGGTCAGTCAAGAACGACACCTGGGTGAAGCCCAAGGAAAAGAGGTCGTGAGTCAGAGCAAGGAGCACAGATCTTCCCATAAAGAAAAACGTCCGGTGAATTCCAAAGGAGATGAGAAGTCTTCTTTGAgcagagaaaaatcacacaagGCCATCTCCAAAGAGGAAAACCGGCGGAGGCCACCCTCAGGGGACAGTACAAAGGAGAAACCGCCCTCTAGTGGTgtcaagaaagagaaggaaaaagagggcaGCACCAAGAAGGTTTTACCCCCCTTGGAGGTGGCATCAGACAACcaccttaaaaaaccaaaatatagagacccagagaaaaccaaatcAGACAAAAACAAGCAGAGTCTAGAAAGCTTAGACATAGGCAAGGGGGCAGGAGACCTGTTGCCCAAGGCAAAAGGGAAGGTTTCTAACAACCTAAAGACTCAAGAAGGAAAAGTAACACCTTCTCATTCAGATAGAAAGTCAGTGGGCTCCTTCCTTAGAGCTGACGAGGCCGATATGGATGATGGATTCGAGCGGCACACCAGGTCTTTTGAGTCGTACCTCAGCTATGACCAGCCccggaagaaaaagaaaaagatggtgaAAACTTCAACCACGACTCCCGgagaaaaaggatttaaaaaaaatgattcaaaaagCACTAGTAAAAACTTGGACTCAGCTCAGAAATTACCTAAGGTGCACGAAAACAAGTCAGAGAAGCTTCTGCCAGCTGGATCCCATTCAGCCAAGCTGAAAAAG GTCCCCAGCGATGTGCTGCCAGTGCTACCAGACCTTCCATTACCTGTGATACAGGCCAATTACCGCCCACTTCCTTCCCTTGAATTGATGTCTGCCTTCCAACCAAAGCGAAAag CACTCTCCTCAccccaggaagaggaagaagctggATTCACCGGACGAAGAATGAATTCCAAGATGCAGGTCTATTCTGGTTCCAAGTGTGCCTATCTCCCCAAAATGATGACCTTGCACGAGCAGTGCATCCGGGTGCTTAAAAACAACATTGACT CAATCTTTGAAGTGGGAGGCGTCCCATATTCTCTTCTTGAACCTGTTTTGGAGAGGTGTACACCTGATCAGTTATATCGCATAGAGGAATATAATCAC GTATTAATTGAAGAAACGGATCAATTATGGAAAGTTCATTGTCACCGAGACTTTAAGGATGAAAGGCCAGAAGAGTATGAGTCGTGGCGGGAGATGTACCTGCGGCTTCAGGATGCCCGAGAGCAGCGGCTGCGAGTCCTCACAAAGAATATCCGATCTGCGCATGCCAATAAGCCCAAAG GCCGACAAGCAAAAATGGCCTTTGTCAACTCTGTGGCCAAGCCACCTCGTGATGTTCGAAGGAGGCAGGAGAAGTTTGGAACAGGAGGAGCAGCTGTGCCTGAGAAAATCAG GATCAAGCCAGCGCCGTACCTCTCAGGAAGCAGTCGCTTGGGCAGTGGCGGCAGCAACAGCTTTAACGCCAGCCCCGAGGAGCCGGCCTACGACGGCCCGAGTACCAGCAGTGCCTACTCGGCACCCGTGGTCAGCAGCACTGTTTCCTGTGATCCTAGGAAACCGACTGTGAAGA AAATTGCCCCAATGATGGCCAAGACGATTAAAGCTTTCAAGAACAGATTCTCCCGACGATAA
- the ELOA gene encoding elongin-A isoform X1 — translation MAAESALQVVEKLQARLAANPDPKKLLKYLKKLSTLPITVDILAETGVGKTVNSLRKHEHVGSFAKDLVAQWKKLVPVERNTEPDEQDFEKSNSRKRPRDALKEEEEVEGDYPESWKASGSQSCSPDNRQKKHRKLSELERPHKVSHSHERRDERKRYHRVSPVYSSDHESSDYGHVQSPLSSASPHQMSVDHYRSLEEDHEPFASHQKPGKGHSNAFQDRLGVSQERHLGEAQGKEVVSQSKEHRSSHKEKRPVNSKGDEKSSLSREKSHKAISKEENRRRPPSGDSTKEKPPSSGVKKEKEKEGSTKKVLPPLEVASDNHLKKPKYRDPEKTKSDKNKQSLESLDIGKGAGDLLPKAKGKVSNNLKTQEGKVTPSHSDRKSVGSFLRADEADMDDGFERHTRSFESYLSYDQPRKKKKKMVKTSTTTPGEKGFKKNDSKSTSKNLDSAQKLPKVHENKSEKLLPAGSHSAKLKKVPSDVLPVLPDLPLPVIQANYRPLPSLELMSAFQPKRKALSSPQEEEEAGFTGRRMNSKMQVYSGSKCAYLPKMMTLHEQCIRVLKNNIDSIFEVGGVPYSLLEPVLERCTPDQLYRIEEYNHVLIEETDQLWKVHCHRDFKDERPEEYESWREMYLRLQDAREQRLRVLTKNIRSAHANKPKGRQAKMAFVNSVAKPPRDVRRRQEKFGTGGAAVPEKIRIKPAPYLSGSSRLGSGGSNSFNASPEEPAYDGPSTSSAYSAPVVSSTVSCDPRKPTVKSRNCPNDGQDD, via the exons CTATTGAAATATCTGAAGAAACTCTCCACCTTGCCCATTACAGTAGACATTCTTGCG GAGACCGGGGTTGGGAAAACGGTAAATAGCTTGCGAAAACATGAGCATGTCGGAAGCTTTGCCAAGGACCTAGTGGCCCAGTGGAAGAAGCTGGTTCCTGTGGAACG aaatactgaGCCTGATGAACAGGACTTTGAGAAGAGCAATTCTCGAAAGCGCCCCAGGGATGCCcttaaggaggaggaggaggtagagGGGGACTACCCAGAAAGCTGGAAAGCATCCGGTAGCCAGTCGTGTAGTCCTGACAACAGacagaaaaaacacagaaaactctCAGAGCTTGAGCGGCCTCACAAAGTATCTCACAGTCATGAGAGGAGAGACGAGAGAAAGAGGTACCACAGAGTTTCTCCAGTTTACTCTTCAGACCACGAATCTTCCGATTACGGCCATGTTCAGTCCCCACTGTCATCCGCCAGCCCTCATCAGATGTCTGTGGACCATTACAGATCCCTGGAGGAGGACCACGAGCCCTTTGCTTCACACCAGAAGCCTGGCAAAGGCCACAGTAATGCCTTTCAGGACAGACTGGGGGTCAGTCAAGAACGACACCTGGGTGAAGCCCAAGGAAAAGAGGTCGTGAGTCAGAGCAAGGAGCACAGATCTTCCCATAAAGAAAAACGTCCGGTGAATTCCAAAGGAGATGAGAAGTCTTCTTTGAgcagagaaaaatcacacaagGCCATCTCCAAAGAGGAAAACCGGCGGAGGCCACCCTCAGGGGACAGTACAAAGGAGAAACCGCCCTCTAGTGGTgtcaagaaagagaaggaaaaagagggcaGCACCAAGAAGGTTTTACCCCCCTTGGAGGTGGCATCAGACAACcaccttaaaaaaccaaaatatagagacccagagaaaaccaaatcAGACAAAAACAAGCAGAGTCTAGAAAGCTTAGACATAGGCAAGGGGGCAGGAGACCTGTTGCCCAAGGCAAAAGGGAAGGTTTCTAACAACCTAAAGACTCAAGAAGGAAAAGTAACACCTTCTCATTCAGATAGAAAGTCAGTGGGCTCCTTCCTTAGAGCTGACGAGGCCGATATGGATGATGGATTCGAGCGGCACACCAGGTCTTTTGAGTCGTACCTCAGCTATGACCAGCCccggaagaaaaagaaaaagatggtgaAAACTTCAACCACGACTCCCGgagaaaaaggatttaaaaaaaatgattcaaaaagCACTAGTAAAAACTTGGACTCAGCTCAGAAATTACCTAAGGTGCACGAAAACAAGTCAGAGAAGCTTCTGCCAGCTGGATCCCATTCAGCCAAGCTGAAAAAG GTCCCCAGCGATGTGCTGCCAGTGCTACCAGACCTTCCATTACCTGTGATACAGGCCAATTACCGCCCACTTCCTTCCCTTGAATTGATGTCTGCCTTCCAACCAAAGCGAAAag CACTCTCCTCAccccaggaagaggaagaagctggATTCACCGGACGAAGAATGAATTCCAAGATGCAGGTCTATTCTGGTTCCAAGTGTGCCTATCTCCCCAAAATGATGACCTTGCACGAGCAGTGCATCCGGGTGCTTAAAAACAACATTGACT CAATCTTTGAAGTGGGAGGCGTCCCATATTCTCTTCTTGAACCTGTTTTGGAGAGGTGTACACCTGATCAGTTATATCGCATAGAGGAATATAATCAC GTATTAATTGAAGAAACGGATCAATTATGGAAAGTTCATTGTCACCGAGACTTTAAGGATGAAAGGCCAGAAGAGTATGAGTCGTGGCGGGAGATGTACCTGCGGCTTCAGGATGCCCGAGAGCAGCGGCTGCGAGTCCTCACAAAGAATATCCGATCTGCGCATGCCAATAAGCCCAAAG GCCGACAAGCAAAAATGGCCTTTGTCAACTCTGTGGCCAAGCCACCTCGTGATGTTCGAAGGAGGCAGGAGAAGTTTGGAACAGGAGGAGCAGCTGTGCCTGAGAAAATCAG GATCAAGCCAGCGCCGTACCTCTCAGGAAGCAGTCGCTTGGGCAGTGGCGGCAGCAACAGCTTTAACGCCAGCCCCGAGGAGCCGGCCTACGACGGCCCGAGTACCAGCAGTGCCTACTCGGCACCCGTGGTCAGCAGCACTGTTTCCTGTGATCCTAGGAAACCGACTGTGAAGAGTAG AAATTGCCCCAATGATGGCCAAGACGATTAA